In a single window of the Atlantibacter hermannii genome:
- the trmA gene encoding tRNA (uracil-5)-methyltransferase: protein MTPEHLPTEQYDAQLAEKVVRLQEMMAPFHAPAPEVFRSPLSHYRMRAEFRIWHDGDDLYHIIFDQQTKQRIRVDSFPAASELINALMGAMIEGVRNNPVLRHKLFQIDYLSTQSNQAVVSLLYHKKLDDEWQAQAAQLRDALRANNFNVHLIGRATKTKIALDQDYIDERLMVAGKEMIYRQVENSFTQPNAAMNVQMLEWALDVTRDARGDLLELYCGNGNFSLALARNFRRVLATEIAKPSVAAAQYNIAANQIDNVQIIRMAAEEFTQAMNGVREFNRLQGIDLTSYQCETIFVDPPRNGLDDETVKMVQAYPRILYISCNPQTLCQNLETLSQTHDVERLALFDQFPYTHHMECGVLLSAKPR from the coding sequence CGTTCACCGCTCAGTCATTACAGAATGCGCGCCGAATTCCGCATCTGGCACGACGGCGACGATCTGTACCACATTATTTTCGATCAGCAGACCAAACAGCGTATTCGGGTGGACAGCTTCCCGGCGGCCAGCGAGCTGATTAACGCACTGATGGGCGCGATGATTGAAGGCGTGCGTAATAATCCGGTGCTGCGCCACAAGCTGTTCCAGATCGATTATCTCTCTACCCAGAGCAATCAGGCCGTGGTGTCGCTGCTGTACCATAAAAAGCTTGATGACGAGTGGCAGGCGCAGGCCGCGCAACTGCGGGATGCATTACGCGCTAATAATTTCAATGTGCATCTGATTGGCCGCGCCACGAAAACCAAAATCGCCCTCGACCAGGATTATATTGACGAGCGTCTGATGGTCGCCGGTAAAGAAATGATTTATCGCCAGGTGGAAAACAGCTTTACCCAGCCTAATGCCGCCATGAATGTGCAGATGCTTGAGTGGGCACTGGACGTCACCCGCGATGCACGGGGCGATTTGCTGGAGCTGTACTGCGGCAACGGTAACTTTTCGCTGGCACTGGCGCGTAATTTCCGCCGGGTGCTGGCCACGGAAATTGCCAAGCCGTCTGTCGCTGCCGCGCAATACAATATTGCCGCCAACCAGATCGACAATGTGCAAATTATCCGCATGGCGGCAGAAGAGTTTACCCAGGCGATGAACGGCGTACGGGAATTTAACCGGTTGCAGGGGATCGATTTAACAAGCTATCAGTGTGAGACGATCTTTGTCGATCCGCCCCGCAACGGACTGGATGACGAAACGGTGAAGATGGTCCAGGCTTACCCGCGTATTCTGTACATTTCCTGCAATCCGCAGACGCTGTGCCAGAACCTGGAAACCCTGTCGCAAACCCATGACGTTGAGCGGCTGGCGTTGTTCGATCAATTCCCCTACACCCACCATATGGAATGCGGCGTACTGCTCAGCGCGAAGCCACGCTAA
- the yijD gene encoding inner membrane protein, producing MKPSYQEKGTLLLALLAGLSVNGTFAALFSSVVPFSVFPIIALVLTVYCLHQRYQDRTMPVGLPSLAAGCFVLGVLIYSAVVRAEYPAIGSNFLPSVLAVALLFWIGYRLRHRPTHAAE from the coding sequence ATGAAACCGTCATATCAAGAAAAAGGCACCTTACTGCTGGCACTCCTCGCCGGCCTCTCTGTTAATGGCACATTCGCAGCGCTGTTCAGCTCCGTGGTGCCATTTTCCGTCTTCCCGATTATCGCACTGGTTCTGACGGTGTATTGCCTGCATCAACGTTATCAGGATCGCACCATGCCGGTGGGCCTGCCGAGCCTGGCCGCGGGCTGCTTCGTACTGGGTGTACTGATTTACAGCGCGGTTGTGCGCGCGGAGTACCCGGCGATCGGCTCTAACTTCCTGCCGTCCGTGCTGGCGGTAGCCCTGCTGTTCTGGATTGGTTACCGTCTGCGTCACCGTCCGACTCATGCCGCTGAATAA